A region from the Vicia villosa cultivar HV-30 ecotype Madison, WI linkage group LG3, Vvil1.0, whole genome shotgun sequence genome encodes:
- the LOC131660434 gene encoding zinc finger protein GIS2-like, whose product MSSDSRSRSRSRSRSRSPGIRRIRSDRHSYRDAPYRRDSSRGFSRDNLCKNCKRPGHYARECPNVAVCHNCGLPGHISSECSTKSVCWNCKEPGHMASSCPNEGICHTCGKTGHRARECSAPAMPPGDLRLCHNCYKQGHIAVECTNEKACNNCRKTGHLARDCPNDPICNVCNVSGHVARQCPKSNIIGDHSGRGSFRGAGGAGGGGGYRDVVCRNCQQLGHMSRDCMGPLMICHNCGGRGHLAYECPSGRFVDRYPSDRYHSRRY is encoded by the exons atgagTTCAGACAGCCGCAGCCGAAGCCGAAGCAGGAGTAGGAGTCGTAGCCCTGGGATCCGTAGGATTCGCTCTGATCGACATTCCTATCGCGATGCTCCTTACCGGAGAGATTCAAGTCGGGGTTTcag CCGGGACAATTTGTGCAAGAACTGCAAGAGGCCTGGTCACTATGCTAGAGAATGTCCTAATGTTGCAGTTTGCCACAATTGTGGCCTTCCTGG GCACATTTCATCTGAATGCTCCACAAAATCTGTGTGCTGGAATTGCAAAGAACCTGGCCACATGGCCAGCAGTTGTCCAAATGAAGGAATTTGCCACACCTGTGGTAAAACTGGCCACCGTGCTAGGGAGTGCTCAGCTCCAGCAATGCCTCCAGGGGACTTAAGGTTGTGCCATAACTGCTATAAGCAGGGTCACATTGCTGTTGAATGTACGAATGAGAAGGCTTGCAATAACTGTAGGAAAACAGGGCACTTGGCACGTGATTGTCCAAATGACCCAATTTGCAACGTGTGCAATGTTTCTGGACATGTGGCTAGACAATGTCCAAAATCAAACATTATTGGAGATCACAGTGGCAGAGGCAGCTTCCGTGGTGCTGGTGGAgccggtggtggtggtggttacCGCGATGTTGTGTGCCGGAACTGTCAACAGTTGGGTCATATGAGCCGTGACTGCATGGGCCCCTTGATGATTTGTCACAATTGTGGAGGCCGTGGTCACTTGGCATATGAGTGTCCTTCAGGTCGCTTTGTGGATCGCTACCCTAGTGATCGCTACCATAGTAGGAGATACTAA